The following are encoded together in the Candidatus Paceibacterota bacterium genome:
- a CDS encoding septum formation initiator family protein, whose product MIKKKNRDRFSLKNFFISIILFFVFLAITFSLVVANIKIKQRRAEIISRTEIAKKELEALRELTKMLETEITTIDDDEYLELVARERLGLKLEGEEVVFIAREKEETDNMENEEEKKEEEGWFLKIKDFWNLFK is encoded by the coding sequence ATGATAAAAAAGAAAAATAGAGACAGATTTTCTCTTAAGAATTTCTTTATTTCAATAATACTCTTTTTTGTCTTTTTGGCAATAACCTTTTCTTTAGTTGTTGCGAATATTAAAATAAAGCAAAGGAGGGCTGAGATTATTTCAAGGACTGAAATTGCAAAAAAAGAACTGGAAGCTCTTAGAGAATTAACGAAAATGCTGGAAACTGAGATAACAACAATTGATGATGATGAATATTTGGAACTTGTGGCAAGAGAGAGATTAGGATTGAAGCTTGAAGGAGAAGAAGTTGTTTTTATAGCAAGAGAAAAAGAGGAAACAGATAATATGGAAAATGAAGAAGAAAAAAAAGAAGAAGAAGGATGGTTTTTGAAAATAAAGGATTTTTGGAATCTTTTCAAATGA